The following coding sequences are from one Ooceraea biroi isolate clonal line C1 chromosome 5, Obir_v5.4, whole genome shotgun sequence window:
- the LOC105286523 gene encoding MAP/microtubule affinity-regulating kinase 3: protein MDTGSTQGKKQIRVGFYDIEGTIGKGNFAVVKLARHRITKTEVAIKIIDKTQLDPTNLEKVYREVEIMKQLEHPHIVKLYQVMETKNMIYMVCEYASKGEIFDYIARYGRMGEPRARATFAQILSAVEYCHVTGVAHRDLKAENLLLDAQMNVKIADFGFSNRFAPGERLSTWCGSPPYAAPEVFRGKHYAGPEIDVWSLGVVLYVLVCGALPFDGSTLQSLRDRVLSGRFRIPYFMSTDCESLIRKMLVLEPSKRYTIPQIKRHRWMAGTADSICSVIVTRPSSSIQEPNEQILRLMHSLGIDISRTRESLRNSSYDHHAAIYFLLLERLKQHRVSGSINNACWSTVARTKEDKFKSRGRDDTGRGGKRFSSTSSSTDEGCCSAEGELEEGPSSDELREAQIKLEEHRLGLDHDISQRIDSQIVNRRLSDYQHHFDNPLMDPIDPPSRTALFMAGGSGSSSSELFESSFDSGCPPDYTGTNCFTSSLPSCTPPPPKSPSPITGRISRVSQGRRASDGGPRLLFCQQGVGDRPSKQRSIQDSGKARGHLDLVHLRPPSTPPDNQQQFKMRGDSGTQLQLLMQQRMLQQKRNLYHRHRGGGSPTPIPVSTGGTSRRTDHVPRQDSYKLAQRTQILPPLSQGHVDRDFDRDRKRDEERWKSLPSRLAADCQLAERSLIWSQQVGLSGGASYLPPGSVGGFLWPTTSNPHSTIFENVGDPME from the exons ATGGATACTGGATCTACACAGGGTAAAAAGCAAATCCGCGTGGGATTTTATGACATCGAGGGAACTATCGGCAAGGGTAACTTTGCCGTTGTAAAGTTGGCCAGGCATCGAATCACGAAAACGGAG GTGGCCATCAAGATAATCGATAAAACTCAATTAGACCCTACTAATCTGGAGAAAGTGTATAGGGAGGTCGAAATTATGAAGCAACTGGAGCATCCGCATATCGTTAAATTGTATCAGGTCATGGAGACGAAGAACATGATTTACATG GTGTGCGAGTACGCGAGCAAAGGCGAGATATTCGACTACATAGCGCGGTACGGAAGAATGGGAGAGCCCAGGGCACGTGCAACGTTCGCCCAGATACTGTCGGCGGTCGAATACTGCCACGTGACGGGTGTGGCGCATCGGGATCTGAAGGCGGAAAACCTGCTTCTCGACGCCCAGATGAACGTGAAGATCGCCGATTTCGGCTTCAGCAACAGATTCGCCCCGGGTGAACGGCTGAGCACGTGGTGCGGTAGCCCTCCTTACGCCGCTCCCGAGGTTTTCCGGGGGAAGCACTACGCCGGACCGGAGATCGACGTATGG agTCTGGGCGTCGTGCTGTACGTGTTAGTATGCGGTGCACTGCCTTTCGACGGATCGACTCTTCAGTCGTTGAGAGATCGTGTGCTAAGCGGCAGATTTCGAATTCCTTACTTCATGAGCACAG ACTGCGAGAGCCTAATACGCAAGATGTTGGTATTGGAGCCTTCCAAGCGATACACCATTCCACAAATCAAACGGCACCGTTGGATGGCGGGGACAGCCGACAGCATTTGTTCAGTGATCGTAACACGGCCGTCGTCGTCTATTCAGGAGCCAAACGAGCAGATACTCCGACTCATGCACAGCTTAGGAATAGACATTAGCCGCACTAGAGAG TCCTTGCGAAATAGCAGCTACGACCATCATGCTGCTATTTATTTCTTGCTGCTGGAGAGATTGAAGCAGCATCGTGTCAGCGGCAGCATTAATAATGCCTGCTGGTCCACTGTCGCGAGAACCAAGGAAGATAAGTTTAAATCAAG AGGAAGAGACGATACCGGCAGGGGGGGTAAAAGATTCAGCTCGACAAGTTCCTCAACCGATGAAGGTTGTTGCAGCGCGGAGGGCGAGTTGGAGGAAGGGCCGAGCAGCGACGAGCTGCGCGAAGCGCAAATCAAACTCGAGGAGCACAGATTAGGCCTAGATCACGACATCAGTCAACGAATTGACAGTCAGATAGTCAATCGAAGATTAAGCGATTACCAGCATCATTTTGATAACCCGCTTATGGATCCTATTGATCCACCCAGTCGAACAGCCCTGTTCATGGCGGGCGGCAGTGGCAGCTCGTCCTCGGAGCTGTTCGAGTCTAGCTTCGATTCCGGTTGCCCGCCAGATTACACGGGGACGAATTGCTTTACGAGCAGCTTGCCATCCTGCACGCCACCGCCACCCAAGAGTCCGTCTCCGATTACTGGCAGGATATCCCGAGTCTCTCAAGGACGACGAGCGTCTGACGGCGGGCCCAGACTATTATTCTGTCAGCAGGGTGTCGGCGACAGGCCGTCCAAGCAGAGGAGTATTCAAG ATTCGGGGAAGGCACGAGGCCATCTGGATCTAGTCCACCTTAGACCACCGTCCACACCACCCGATAATCAGCAGCAATTCAAGATGCGCGGTGACTCGGGCACGCAGCTACAGCTTCTAATGCAGCAACGTATGCTGCAGCAGAAGCGCAACTTGTATCACCGGCACCGGGGCGGCGGTAGCCCGACGCCGATTCCAGTCTCGACCGGCGGCACCAGCAGACGCACCGATCACGTGCCGAGACAAGACAGCTACAAGCTGGCGCAACGTACGCAGATCTTGCCTCCTCTCTCTCAGGGGCACGTCGACAGAGACTTCGACAGAGAcagaaaacgagacgaggagagaTGGAAGAGCCTACC